Proteins encoded together in one Papaver somniferum cultivar HN1 unplaced genomic scaffold, ASM357369v1 unplaced-scaffold_21, whole genome shotgun sequence window:
- the LOC113340156 gene encoding mitochondrial outer membrane protein porin of 34 kDa-like: MRVMLVINHISECFDWKQLELQYQHEYNNISNSIGLTENPMVNFSGVVGTPLLALGTDLSYDIASGNLTKCNAGVRFANADLIAAAPCFLLSMCVFFFNASYCHVESPLTYTDVGAKLAHSFSTNENTLTIGTQKALDQLTSVKARINNHGKASALIQHEWRPRSLFTVLINQLTVN; encoded by the exons ATGAGGGTTATGTTAGTGATTAATCACATCTCTGAGTGTTTTGACTGGAAACAACTCGAGCTTCAGTATCAACATGAGTACAACAACATTAGTAATAGCATTGGCTTGACAGAAAACCCCATGGTCAATTTCTCTGGAGTTGTAGGAACACCCCTTCTTGCTCTTGGTACTGATCTTTCTTACGACATTGCATCCGGTAACCTCACCAAATGCAATGCTGGAGTGAGGTTCGCAAATGCTGACCTGATTGCTGCT gctccttgttttcttttgtcgatgtgtgtgttttttttcaaTGCTTCTTACTGCCACGTTGAGAGTCCCTTGACCTATACAGATGTTGGTGCCAAGCTTGCCCATAGTTTCAGTACAAATGAGAACACCTTGACCATTGGTACCCAGAAAGCTTTGGACCAATTGACTTCTGTCAAGGCTAGGATCAACAACCATGGTAAGGCAAGCGCTCTTATCCAACACGAGTGGAGGCCAAGGTCCCTCTTCACCGTCTTAATTAACCAACTGACGGTGAATTAA